The Saccharomonospora glauca K62 genome has a segment encoding these proteins:
- a CDS encoding DUF7822 domain-containing protein, producing MAMRSYLYSADTLPTDTEIPDKVLGISEHNWDIPLAHLLLTGRDPRVVPSMIWSAPVGIGADFDGGADLLLSVLSLVGKGDVAERDDFDELVRKITDHLGKQRKRYLLLEAGEILQARGGADTASEEGESAFLKLIREVIDTEIEPATRRAEAALSGGDDAWVESLRRNWRNHFASFYSPVLYFSFSDGTA from the coding sequence ATGGCGATGAGGTCCTATCTGTACTCCGCTGACACGCTCCCGACGGACACCGAGATCCCCGACAAGGTCCTCGGAATTTCCGAGCACAACTGGGACATTCCGCTGGCTCATCTGCTGCTGACCGGACGCGACCCGCGCGTGGTGCCGTCCATGATCTGGTCCGCGCCGGTCGGCATCGGAGCGGACTTCGACGGCGGCGCCGACCTCCTGCTGTCCGTGCTGAGCCTGGTCGGCAAAGGAGACGTCGCCGAGCGGGACGACTTCGACGAACTCGTCCGGAAGATCACCGATCACCTGGGGAAACAGCGGAAACGGTATCTGCTGTTGGAGGCGGGCGAGATCCTGCAGGCCCGAGGAGGGGCCGACACCGCCTCGGAGGAGGGGGAGTCGGCCTTCCTGAAGCTGATCCGCGAAGTGATCGACACGGAGATCGAGCCCGCCACCAGGCGCGCCGAGGCCGCCCTTTCGGGCGGCGACGACGCCTGGGTGGAGAGTCTGCGACGGAACTGGCGGAACCACTTCGCGTCCTTCTACAGCCCCGTGCTGTACTTCAGTTTCTCCGACGGGACGGCCTGA
- a CDS encoding LLM class flavin-dependent oxidoreductase: MSRTLHLNVFIHGRGHHEAAWRHPRGTTASLTDISYYERIAVLAEQGKFDSVFFADHLTVGKDIGHSARGGLEPLTTLAALARATENIGLIATASSTYTEPYNLARQFASLDHISNGRVGWNIVTSWLKGAAANFGDTGQIDHDERYRRAFEYLDVVTKLWDSWADDARVDDPASGIYVDLERVRPIEHDGHYYHVKGALNIPRSPQGRPVLVQAGSSEAGRQFAATYAEAVFTAHLEKATAVQFRTDLRQRAKAVGRDPERLLVLPGLSPAIGSTEAEAQRLWTELNELTVPEVGLAHLSARFGGADLSHLSLDERLSPDDLPDPATVQGAQSRAELIRDLVARERPTLRALLHKLAGGRGHYITAGTPEQIADVVEDWFRDGAADGFNVMPPILPAVLEDFVEQVVPELQRRGLFRREYTARTLRGHYGLPRPESRFFGSSRTSEERVAV, encoded by the coding sequence ATGTCTCGAACACTGCATCTCAACGTCTTCATCCACGGCCGTGGCCACCACGAGGCGGCATGGCGACACCCTCGCGGCACCACCGCCTCCCTCACCGACATCAGCTACTACGAGCGGATAGCCGTGCTCGCCGAGCAGGGCAAGTTCGACTCCGTCTTCTTCGCCGACCACCTCACGGTCGGCAAGGACATCGGACACTCGGCCCGAGGTGGCCTGGAACCGTTGACCACGCTCGCCGCGCTGGCGAGGGCCACCGAGAACATCGGCCTGATCGCGACCGCGTCCAGCACCTACACCGAGCCGTACAACCTGGCCCGGCAGTTCGCCTCGCTCGACCACATCAGCAATGGCAGGGTGGGCTGGAACATCGTCACGTCCTGGCTGAAGGGCGCCGCGGCCAACTTCGGGGACACCGGGCAGATCGACCACGACGAACGCTACCGACGCGCGTTCGAATACCTCGACGTGGTGACCAAGCTCTGGGACAGTTGGGCCGACGACGCCCGTGTGGACGATCCGGCGTCCGGTATCTACGTCGACCTGGAGCGGGTGCGCCCGATCGAGCACGACGGTCACTACTACCACGTGAAGGGCGCGCTCAACATTCCCCGGTCGCCCCAGGGACGACCGGTGCTCGTGCAGGCGGGCTCCTCGGAGGCGGGCAGGCAGTTCGCCGCGACCTACGCCGAGGCGGTGTTCACCGCACACCTGGAGAAAGCCACCGCCGTGCAGTTTCGGACCGATCTCCGGCAACGCGCGAAAGCCGTCGGACGCGACCCGGAACGGCTGCTGGTGCTGCCCGGCCTCAGTCCCGCGATCGGTTCCACCGAGGCGGAGGCACAGCGGTTGTGGACCGAGCTCAACGAACTCACCGTGCCCGAGGTCGGCCTCGCTCACCTGTCGGCGCGGTTCGGGGGCGCCGACCTGTCCCACCTCTCCCTCGACGAGCGGTTGTCGCCGGACGACCTCCCCGATCCCGCCACCGTCCAAGGCGCGCAGAGTCGCGCCGAGCTGATCCGCGACCTGGTGGCGCGGGAACGACCGACCCTACGGGCCCTGCTGCACAAGCTCGCCGGTGGCCGCGGTCACTACATCACGGCCGGGACGCCGGAGCAGATCGCCGACGTCGTCGAGGACTGGTTCCGCGACGGCGCCGCGGACGGGTTCAACGTCATGCCTCCCATCCTGCCCGCGGTACTGGAGGATTTCGTCGAGCAGGTCGTGCCCGAACTGCAGCGACGCGGGCTGTTCCGACGGGAGTACACGGCCCGTACTCTGCGGGGACACTACGGGCTTCCCCGCCCCGAAAGCCGGTTCTTCGGCAGCTCCCGGACGTCGGAGGAGCGGGTGGCGGTCTGA
- a CDS encoding ABC transporter substrate-binding protein, with translation MHQRQRPTTTFAALATAVVAGLVFSGCAPAPGATSVAPPTDEPLPSEVPNGTSLVVADQNEALQTLMRASGEHDKLSASVEYANFLGGPAILEAIRAEAVDLAVVGDTPPIQAQASGEAVPIVAAKKQSLPDYRMAVAPGVSVKTLSDLKGKRITYGEGTGRQPYVLRALRKAGLTTEDVQLVPLKAADFPDAIRTGQVDVAVLNEPHFTRYLTEYRDAGATAVPDSETEGVASGLQYLYARGSALADPAKAAAIRDFVQHWIVAAQWSKDNEDAWIDAYYVHNQKLSPEEGRAIVESEGDFWFPPLDDDLIATQQETVDVLYEAGDLPERLDAADQFDTRFDPVIDEAVSKVDASRVAVR, from the coding sequence ATGCACCAACGTCAACGTCCGACAACGACGTTCGCCGCGCTCGCAACCGCCGTCGTCGCCGGGTTGGTGTTCAGCGGTTGCGCGCCGGCTCCGGGGGCCACCTCCGTCGCACCACCGACCGACGAGCCGTTGCCCTCGGAAGTGCCGAACGGCACCTCCCTCGTCGTCGCCGACCAGAACGAAGCGCTCCAGACCCTGATGCGCGCGTCCGGCGAACACGACAAGCTGAGCGCGTCGGTGGAGTACGCGAATTTCCTCGGCGGCCCGGCCATTCTCGAAGCGATCCGGGCCGAGGCAGTGGATCTCGCCGTGGTCGGCGACACCCCGCCCATTCAGGCCCAGGCCTCCGGGGAAGCGGTTCCGATCGTCGCGGCGAAAAAACAGTCATTGCCGGACTACCGAATGGCGGTCGCGCCGGGAGTCAGCGTGAAGACGTTGTCCGATCTCAAGGGAAAGCGAATTACCTACGGCGAGGGCACCGGGCGGCAACCCTACGTATTACGTGCGCTGCGCAAGGCGGGACTGACCACCGAGGACGTCCAACTCGTCCCGTTGAAGGCGGCCGATTTCCCGGACGCCATCCGGACCGGCCAGGTCGATGTCGCGGTGCTGAACGAACCGCACTTCACCCGTTACCTCACCGAGTACCGCGACGCCGGGGCCACCGCGGTGCCCGACTCGGAAACCGAAGGGGTGGCCAGCGGGCTGCAGTACCTCTACGCGCGGGGTTCGGCCCTGGCGGACCCGGCGAAGGCCGCGGCGATCCGGGACTTCGTGCAGCACTGGATCGTCGCCGCGCAGTGGTCGAAAGACAACGAGGACGCCTGGATCGACGCCTACTACGTCCACAACCAGAAGTTGAGTCCGGAGGAAGGCAGAGCCATCGTCGAGTCGGAGGGGGATTTCTGGTTTCCTCCCCTGGACGACGACTTGATCGCGACGCAGCAGGAGACCGTCGACGTCCTGTACGAAGCGGGCGATCTTCCGGAGCGGCTCGACGCCGCGGACCAGTTCGACACGCGGTTCGACCCCGTGATCGACGAAGCGGTGTCGAAGGTGGACGCCAGCAGGGTCGCGGTCCGATGA
- a CDS encoding class II fructose-bisphosphate aldolase: MPLVTPHEALRRAHAERRGLAAFNVIQLEHAESYAAAAEAAGRTIVLQISQNAVRYHGALAPLAKAVIAVAEASSAPLVAHLDHADDRALVREALRLGFTSVMYDASALPYEDNVASTAEVVAEAHAVGVAVEAELGEVGGKDGVHAPGVRTDPKEAVAFVRDTGVDSLAVAVGSSHAMTERTARLDLARIAELREALDVPLVLHGSSGVPDETLTAAVRTGMTKINIATHLNHAFTDAVRAYLAEQPEVVDPRKYLGAGRAAMTDEVVRLLDVIDAV, from the coding sequence CCCTCACGAAGCTCTCCGACGAGCCCACGCCGAACGACGCGGCCTGGCGGCGTTCAACGTGATCCAGCTCGAACACGCGGAGTCCTATGCCGCGGCGGCCGAGGCGGCGGGCCGCACGATCGTGCTCCAGATCAGTCAGAACGCCGTGCGCTACCACGGCGCGCTGGCGCCGCTGGCGAAGGCGGTGATCGCCGTCGCCGAGGCCTCGTCCGCGCCGCTGGTCGCGCACCTCGATCACGCCGACGACCGGGCACTCGTTCGCGAGGCCCTCCGGTTGGGTTTCACGTCGGTGATGTACGACGCCTCGGCGCTTCCCTACGAGGACAATGTCGCGAGCACGGCCGAGGTCGTGGCCGAGGCCCATGCCGTCGGGGTCGCGGTGGAGGCCGAACTCGGCGAGGTCGGGGGCAAGGACGGCGTCCACGCGCCGGGCGTGCGAACCGATCCGAAGGAGGCCGTGGCGTTCGTCCGCGACACCGGGGTGGACTCGCTCGCCGTGGCCGTGGGCTCCTCCCACGCGATGACCGAACGCACGGCCCGTCTGGATCTCGCCCGTATCGCCGAACTGCGGGAGGCCCTGGACGTGCCGCTGGTGCTGCACGGATCGTCGGGCGTGCCCGACGAGACGTTGACCGCGGCGGTGCGCACCGGGATGACGAAGATCAACATCGCTACGCACCTCAACCACGCGTTCACCGACGCGGTACGCGCCTACCTCGCCGAGCAACCCGAGGTGGTGGACCCCCGCAAGTACCTCGGCGCGGGCCGCGCCGCGATGACCGACGAGGTGGTGCGGCTGCTGGACGTCATCGACGCGGTGTGA
- a CDS encoding ABC transporter ATP-binding protein, translating to MAADDRLLTTPVVRTHGLTRRYGDRVVLDDVTLRIDSGEFVALIGRSGSGKSTLLKALAALDDDVEGEGTITVPDNRSVLFQDSRLLPWTRVLNNVTLGLRDPDAEARGRRALADVGLAGRERAWPNALSGGEQQRVALARSLVREPQLLLADEPFGALDALTRIRMHALLLDLVTAHRPAVLLVTHDVDEAVKLADRVVVLEAGRLVLDLPVDLDRPRDPLHPAFVSARRQLLRALGVGDRASSTTDND from the coding sequence GTGGCGGCGGACGATCGGCTCCTGACCACCCCCGTGGTACGGACCCACGGCCTGACCCGCCGTTACGGTGACCGGGTCGTCCTCGACGACGTGACCCTGCGGATCGACTCGGGCGAGTTCGTCGCCCTGATCGGCCGTAGCGGCTCGGGCAAGAGCACGCTACTGAAGGCCCTCGCGGCTCTCGACGACGACGTCGAGGGCGAGGGAACGATCACCGTGCCGGACAACCGCTCCGTGTTGTTCCAGGACTCCCGGCTGCTGCCGTGGACGCGCGTGCTGAACAACGTGACGCTCGGACTCCGGGACCCCGACGCCGAGGCCCGAGGCAGACGCGCTCTCGCCGACGTGGGACTCGCGGGCCGGGAACGGGCCTGGCCGAACGCCCTCTCGGGTGGGGAACAACAGCGCGTCGCGTTGGCCAGGTCGTTGGTGCGGGAACCACAGCTACTGCTCGCCGACGAACCGTTCGGTGCTCTCGACGCGTTGACCCGCATTCGGATGCACGCGCTCCTGCTGGACCTCGTCACGGCTCACCGTCCCGCCGTGCTCCTCGTCACGCACGACGTGGACGAAGCGGTGAAACTGGCCGACCGCGTCGTCGTCCTGGAAGCGGGACGGCTGGTGCTGGACCTTCCCGTCGACCTCGACCGTCCCCGTGACCCTCTCCATCCGGCCTTCGTCTCGGCACGACGACAACTTCTCCGGGCGCTCGGCGTCGGAGACCGAGCAAGTTCGACAACCGACAACGACTAG
- a CDS encoding TetR/AcrR family transcriptional regulator — MAREPQQERSRTTRRRLIDATVECLAERGWAGTTVGVVAERAGVSRGAAQHHFPTREDLVVATVEFLAEEQITEVRRRAETLPPGRGRAEPVARMLLNLYTGVKFRAALHLWVAASTDEALRAVLAPLEAKVGRESHRVAVELLGADESRPGVRETVQATLDLARGLGLADLLSDDSKRRQRLVRQWAKVLEPIVGEAADRASAS, encoded by the coding sequence ATGGCGCGTGAACCGCAGCAGGAGCGCAGCCGGACGACCCGCCGCCGGTTGATCGACGCCACCGTGGAGTGCCTGGCCGAACGCGGCTGGGCCGGGACCACGGTGGGCGTCGTCGCCGAACGAGCGGGGGTGTCGCGGGGCGCGGCCCAGCACCACTTCCCGACGCGGGAGGACCTCGTGGTGGCCACCGTCGAGTTCCTCGCCGAGGAACAGATCACCGAGGTCCGGCGGCGAGCCGAGACGCTGCCGCCGGGCCGCGGCCGGGCCGAGCCGGTGGCCCGCATGCTGCTGAACCTCTACACCGGAGTGAAGTTCCGCGCCGCACTGCATTTGTGGGTGGCGGCGTCCACCGACGAGGCGTTGCGGGCCGTGCTGGCGCCGTTGGAGGCGAAGGTGGGACGGGAGTCGCATCGGGTGGCCGTCGAGTTGCTCGGTGCGGATGAGTCCCGGCCGGGTGTGCGGGAGACCGTGCAGGCGACACTCGACCTCGCCCGTGGCCTCGGGTTGGCGGACCTGCTCAGTGACGACTCGAAACGTAGGCAGCGTTTGGTGCGTCAGTGGGCGAAGGTGCTCGAACCCATCGTGGGGGAGGCGGCCGATCGCGCTTCCGCGTCCTGA
- a CDS encoding ABC transporter permease, protein MTRAHAPVTTDRPATEQTLPEATPAPRRARRRPLVPRPLKPIGLLLGPVVLLAVWEFAATVGWLSPRMLAAPSVAVRTGFDMLVGGDLLPHLAASARRAGLGLVIGVVLGVVLALLSGLTRAGEAAIDGLVQIKRAIPTLALIPLVILWLGIGEEMKVAVIVGSVFVPVYLNTHAGLRGIDLRYVELARTLGLRRAEFVRLVALPGALPGFFTGLRLAVTMCWTALVVLEQINATEGIGYLMTKARDYGQTDVIVVGLVTYAVLGLVSDFTVRFLERKVLSWRRTIGS, encoded by the coding sequence ATGACACGAGCCCACGCTCCGGTCACCACCGATCGTCCCGCGACCGAACAGACCCTCCCCGAAGCGACCCCGGCACCTCGCCGCGCCCGGCGACGCCCTCTCGTGCCGCGTCCGCTGAAGCCAATCGGGCTGCTGCTCGGCCCGGTGGTGCTGCTGGCCGTCTGGGAATTCGCGGCCACGGTCGGCTGGCTGTCGCCCAGAATGCTCGCGGCTCCCTCGGTAGCGGTACGCACCGGGTTCGACATGCTCGTGGGCGGGGACCTGCTCCCCCACCTGGCGGCGTCGGCCCGACGCGCCGGGCTCGGCCTCGTGATCGGCGTGGTGCTCGGGGTGGTGCTCGCGCTGCTCTCCGGGCTGACGCGCGCCGGTGAGGCGGCGATCGACGGTCTGGTCCAGATCAAACGTGCCATCCCGACCCTGGCCCTGATCCCCTTGGTCATCCTCTGGCTGGGCATCGGCGAGGAGATGAAGGTCGCCGTGATCGTCGGCAGCGTCTTCGTTCCCGTGTACCTCAACACGCACGCCGGACTGCGCGGCATCGACCTCAGGTACGTCGAACTCGCGCGCACCCTCGGGCTGCGGCGCGCCGAGTTCGTCCGCCTGGTGGCGTTGCCCGGCGCGCTGCCCGGATTCTTCACGGGCCTTCGGCTGGCGGTGACCATGTGCTGGACGGCGCTGGTCGTGCTGGAACAGATCAACGCCACCGAGGGCATCGGCTACCTGATGACCAAGGCGCGTGACTACGGCCAGACCGACGTCATCGTGGTCGGCCTCGTCACGTACGCGGTCCTCGGGCTGGTGTCGGACTTCACGGTGAGGTTCCTCGAACGAAAGGTGCTGTCGTGGCGGCGGACGATCGGCTCCTGA